The Orcinus orca chromosome 4, mOrcOrc1.1, whole genome shotgun sequence genome includes a region encoding these proteins:
- the SPARCL1 gene encoding SPARC-like protein 1, which produces MKSVIFFLFILETAVAIPTQARFLSDHSNPTADSLSSFQQAEMLVTSEHTAIPTVRAEDAENETEVSIEDHPTHKPEKSSVLKSEEENHDQSADQDQSYSQHLGLQDQEKSESDLIENLEYTPTEGTLDLKEDMSEPPKEKLPKRFLGHDVSPTVDSNQQESITETEENQEQPINDSHPQLNGSSKHIQDLSVQGNQEQGPNIPNGDEEEPGKIGTHNDNQEREREVPEQHSTSNQEEDSTQSDGILEESYQPTQVSKMQKDEFEQGGQEQEEENSNAEMEEETASKISKPNQDKEWQSREAQPGLEVISNHEKMDKKTLSEPLLVEPTDGNIMPRNHGTDDDGDDGPRHNASEEYFNPSEAFLENERAQSNYYHINYEEQREKARENENVDTSEPVENRGAKKAESSLNEDDHSTEGNTRVHSVDSCMSFQCKRGHVCKTDQQGKPHCACQDPATCPPTKLLDQVCGTDNQTYASSCHLFATKCRLEGTKKGHQLQLDYFGACKSIPACTDFEVNQFPLRMRDWLKNILMQLYEPNPEHAGYLNEKQRNKVKKIYLDEKRLLAGDHSLDLLLRDFKKNYHMYVYPVHWQFSELDQHPRDRVLTHSELAPLRASLVPLEHCITRFFEECDPNKDKHITLEEWGHCFEIKEEDIDENLLF; this is translated from the exons ATGaagtctgtgatttttttcctattcattttGGAAACTGCAGTTGCAATCCCG acaCAAGCAAGGTTCCTATCTGATCATTCCAACCCAACTGCTGATTCCTTGAGTTCCTTCCAACAGGCTGAAATGTTGGTAACATCTGAGCACACTGCAATCCCCACTGTAAGGGCTGAAGATGCAGAAAATGAAACTGAAGTATCCATAGAAGACCATCCCACTCATAAG cctgaAAAATCTTCAGTACTAAAGTCAGAGGAGGAAAACCATGACCAGTCAGCAGATCAGGACCAGAGTTACAGCCAACACCTGGGATTACAGGATCAAGAGAAAAGTGAAAGCGACTTAATTGAGAATTTGGAGTATACACCAACTGAAGGTACACTGGACCTTAAAGAAGATATGAGTGAGCCTCCAAAGGAAAAGCTCCCCAAGAGATTCCTTGGTCATGATGTTAGTCCCACTGTAGATTCTAATCAACAAGAAAGCATCACAGAGACAGAGGAAAACCAAGAACAACCTATAAATGACTCACATCCTCAGTTGAACGGGAGCAGCAAACATATCCAAGATCTAAGTGTTCAAGGAAACCAAGAGCAGGGTCCAAATATCCCAAATGGAGATGAGGAAGAGCCAGGTAAAATTGGTACCCACAATGATAaccaagaaagggagagagaagttcCCGAGCAGCATTCTACCAGcaatcaggaagaagacagtACACAGTCTGATGGTATTCTGGAAGAGTCCTATCAACCAACTCAAGTAAGCAAGATGCAGAAAGATGAGTTTGAACAGGGTGGCCAAGAGCAAGAAGAGGAAAACTCCAATgcagaaatggaagaggaaactgCATCAAAAATCAGTAAGCCCAATCAAGATAAAGAATGGCAGAGCCGAGAAGCACAGCCTGGCCTTGAAGTTATCAGCAACCATGAGAAGATGGACAAAAAGACTCTTTCTGAGCCTTTGCTGGTGGAGCCTACGGATGGTAACATCATGCCCAGAAATCATGGGActgatgatgacggtgatgatggcCCCAGGCACAATGCGAGTGAGGAGTACTTCAACCCAAGCGAGGCTTTCCTGGAGAATGAAAGAGCTCAATCCAATTACTATCACATTAACTatgaggagcaaagagaaaaagcACGTGAGAATGAGAATGTAGATACCAGCGAACCTGTAGAAAACCGAGGG GCCAAGAAAGCAGAAAGCTCACTGAATGAAGATGACCATTCAACTGAAGGCAACACAAGGGTGCACAGTGTCG ATTCTTGCATGAGCTTCCAGTGTAAAAGAGGACACGTCTGCAAGACTGATCAACAGGGAAAACCCCACTGTGCTTGCCAAGATCCAGCGACTTGTCCTCCTACAAAACTCCTTGACCAA GTTTGCGGCACTGACAATCAGACCTACGCCAGCTCCTGCCATCTCTTTGCTACTAAGTGCAGATTGGAGGGGACCAAAAAGGGGCACCAACTGCAGCTAGATTACTTTGGAGCCTGCAAAT CTATTCCTGCTTGTACGGACTTTGAAGTGAACCAGTTTCCTCTAAGGATGAGAGACTGGCTCAAGAATATCCTCATGCAGCTTTATGAACCTAACCCTGAGCACGCTGGATATCTAAATGAGAAGCAGAGAAATAAA GTCAAGAAAATTTATCTGGATGAAAAGAGACTCCTGGCTGGGGACCACTCACTTGACCTTCTCTTAAGAGACTTTAAGAAAAACTACCACATGTATGTGTATCCGGTACACTGGCAGTTCAGTGAGCTGGATCAACATCCTAGGGACAG GGTCTTGACCCACTCTGAGCTCGCTCCTTTGCGGGCATCCCTGGTGCCCCTGGAACACTGCATAACGCGCTTCTTTGAAGAGTGTGACCCCAACAAGGATAAGCACATCACCCTGGAGGAGTGGGGTCACTGCTTTGAAATTAAAGAAG